The DNA region AGTTAGAACCCTATATGATCATGTAAATAGTTTACTACTCAAAATACCTCACTGGAATGATGTACAAACACCTGGGGGAACTGTTCCTAAGGACCTATGAACAGATAATTGAATGGTGGAGACTGGGTCAAGTACATAGcgatatataactaattaaacacTGATGGGACCATTAAGTGAAATTCAGAGTGTGAGGGATGGCAGACCATCAGGAATGAAAGGTGAACTGACACTGAAATGCAGTGGGTTATCAGGTCAACATAGGCCCATGATGCTAGAACCCCAGCCACTCATATACTAGTAACAGGTAATCAAAAGAAGAGCTGTCAAATGAGGGTCATGTTACTCATTTGTAAGAAAATGACTTGCTGTATTTTGAGATGGAGAATAATTTTTATGTGAATCTGTCCCTATAAATTGTATTTGTGTTAGAGCATTTCAGTAGTTGAAAATGGTTTTGACTTAGAAGTGAAAGAAATGTTTCTCACTGCTTGCAGAGGCATTTAAGATTAATATGGGATTGCCAAACCTTGGTCATGTTTTACCATGCCTTCTATTAACTTGCTTCCCAGCCCAAGATGGCTGTCTGAGCTCCAGACTTTACACCCACATTCCTTTCAGCCAGGAGGATAAAGAAGCAAAAGGCAAATGCCAGCTTCTATAAAGGAAAGTTTCCTAACATTGCCAAACCGTACTTTGGTATCATACCATTGTCCAGAACGTACTTTAGTCATGTGGCCACACCCAGCTACAAACAAAAGCTGAGAAATGAGTCTCAATAAGCCATCTACCTAGCTCAGAACTGAGAATTTGGAAGAAGTAAAGAATGGGTATTGGGAGCCAGCTGGCAGTTGTGCCACAGTTATAGAGCTCTCTTTTGAAAGAAATTCCTGGGGAAGCCAAGTGGAGTGGGAAGAAACTCTCTTTGTCCTGAAATCCCCTCATTCCCTCTGTAGGTGAGCATGTCTGAGTCTGGCCACAGTCAGCCTGGACTCTATGGGATAGAGCGGCGCCGACGGTGGAAGGAGCCTGGCTCTGGTGGTCCCCAGAATCTCTCTGGGCCTGGTGGTCGTGAGAGGGACTACATTGCaccctgggagagagagagacgggtGAGTGTCTTGACCCAAGAGCAGCATTCATGGTCCATTTGTTCCACAAATGTTCATTGAGCATCTGCCATGTGTCAGGCTTCAATCTAGGTGCTGAGGATGTATCTGAGCTGACTTCTCATGGAGTAAGAAGGTGGAGAATAAAAAAGGGGGATGTTTTAGATGATAGCCCCTCTGAAGAGTTGACTTCTGAAGCAGAGACCTAAAGGAAATGAGGGAACAAACCATACCCAAATCTGAGTAGACAGAACAGCAAGTACAAAAGCCCTGAGGTGGCCTGATCTAGTATGTTCAAGGATTAGTCAGGAGGCCAATATGGCTACTGTAGATGAGGAAGGAGGGAGATTGATAGATGAGGACAGAGAGGTGGTAAGCCTTGGAAAGAATTACGGATTTCACTCTGAGTAAAATTGTCATTGGAGGGTTTGAGCTGCCAAAATCTCATATTTTATAAAGAGTTGGTAACAATAACAATAGCAACTGTGTCTATTTATCGAGCAGCTTACAGTGTGCTGGttctgtgctaagtgctttatcCTGTGGGTCTTCCTAAACCCTTACACCTACCTACCCCATGAAGTAGAACCTTTGACAGTTCTCATTTTCTCTATGAGGAAAATGAACTTAAAAGGCAAAGGGACTTGCCCAAAATCACAGTCAATAAGTTTTGGGGTCAGGCCTCAGATGCAGGTCCAGATTAATCTCAAGCATAACATCATTCTGACTGGGAATCAGGAGGCCTCAGTTGTGCCTCAGCCTTGCTTTTGCTCTGCTGTGGAACCCAGAACTGGTCCTCTGGTGCTTTCTTTctccgtctttttttttttttttttttttttggcatcagagattgaacccaggggcacttaaccactgagccacagggtcttgttaaattgcttagggccttgctaagttgctgagctggctctcctgctgcagcctccccagccactgggattacagttgtgtgccaccaagcccagctctgGGTGCATTCTCTAAGGCCCTGCCTACGTTTGAGATACTtggtggaagaaagaaaaatttgggaCCAGTTTCTGAGCCATAAAACTAAAagtattaagaataatttttttcaagatgAGCTgggctttctttttcctattcttgaGTCACAGCATAGACTATTCTACACAAATCCTTTTGGAGAATGTCACTGTCTTCCTACATCATCAGCTTTCATCCCTAAACAAGCAGCTCCCCGGTCTTATCATTGTCTCTGACTTCCCTCCCAAGTCCTGGCAGCTTCCTGACTCACCATGGGTTCCTCACATCTTACACATCCCCTACTGACCTCAGCATCTTCCTGCCATCTCTCCTTGAATTTCTCCTCCCTATGTCAATGACGGTCCATTGGGCCTCATCCTAGgatgctccctccctcctgcttcctCTGCTGGTCAGGTTCCAGTGCTGTACATCCTGCCTTCCATACATATCTATCCATGTCTCTCCATCCCAGGTGTCATCcacttttccttcccctcctggaAACCTGCTGCCCTTCAGGTCTTCCCTTGAAATGTTTCTTCTTTCCAACACACTTTCATGTCACCCTTTTGTTCGTTCTTCTTTGAGCCAAGGAAGTGAGCAGGGTTTAGGTATCTTCAGTGACTGGGTGAAGAAGCAGATCAGTGAGTGGTCAAGATTTTCCCAAGTTACTCAATTAACCAAAGAAGGAATAGGACTTTCCCCTCTTGTAAGAGTGGAGGGGGAGTCAGGGGAGTCAGGAAGAGGGCAACATGTGGCAATCAGTCCAGAGCCCTCTGGTGCAGGTCTGAGGAAGAAGTGATCCAGACAGCAAGTACTGCCAGCGGCTCTCGCATTGGAAGCACTTGCCTGTGTCAGGGGCCATGCTGGCAGTTTGcaagttctttcatttttgtcttcataatagtctTGTGAGGAAGAAACACCTAAACCCACCCACtggagggggaaactgaggcacatgtGAGGGGTAGTTTCTTATTCAAGTTCATAGCCAAAAATAGGTTAGACCAGGTTTGAGCCAATCTGTCTGGCCTCAGAGCCGTGGCTTCTTTCCCCTGGACTTGTTTAATAGAGACAGCTGATCAGAAAGTGTGCGGAGCCATCTGAATGACccacgccttccagtcctgaagcaggaggctctgaccAGTCATTACATTTCATGGTGACTTGGGCGTTGCCCCGTTCGGATAGAGTTGAAGGTCTTCAGATGTAGGTGTCACCCCTGGGGTTGAGGGTACTCCCAGATACCCTGGCCTTTTTTGGATAGAAATTTCTAAAGAACAAGGgtccccccaataaaagctcacttccAAACGTGCTCTCACTCTCTGGCCAGCCTCTCGTGACTTTCTCTTGTTCTCCCTTTTGGGGAGCCTGAAGCCGAGAGCAGAGAAGtgtcctgaagcttgtgtaaaggtaatttgtgtctgtgttttatttgatgtCCCTGCAAATTCACTGAgcgaccttaagttcagctgcctgCACAGGTTGGGGGCGGCAAGAATGGATGAGGACATGATTCTGGAGCCAGGCTGCCTCGTTCAAATCCTGCTCCAGTGCTTATTGActatgtgactttgagcaagcCAATTAagctctctgtgcctctgttaAGTGGGAATAACAGTATCTGTCCCCCAGATGTGTTGGTAGGATTGAAGAAGGTAATATGCGGAGGTTTTTTAAGTGATACCTGGCCCCTAAAGGCCATCTGGAGTGTCTAGGAGATCCAGGGGAGCCATTCCTGAGTAATTGCCTTTCCTTGACCACAGGATGGCAGTGAAGAAACGAGCACTTCCGTCATGCAAAAAACCCCCATCATCCTCTCGAAACCTCCAGCAGAGCGGGTGAGCTGGGAAGCACCTTTGGAAGGGGGGAGAAGGGGAGCCATTAGGGAAGAGATCCCCCCCGTTGGCTGAAACCTTCTTACTCCCACAGTCAAAGCAGCCACCACCTCCAACTGCCCCTGCTGCGCCACCTGCTCCAGCCCCTCTGGAGAAGCCCATTGTCCTCATGAAGCCacgggaggaggggaaggggcctGTGGCTGTGACAGGTGCCTCTACCCCTGATGGCACTGCCCCACCACCTCCTGCAGCCCCTGCACCAcccaagggagagaaggagggtcAGAGACCTACGCAGCCTGTGTATCAGATCCAGAACCGGGGCATGGGCACTGCCGCACCAACAGCCATGGACCGTGAGTTGGGGCCAGGCAGGCAGGTTGGGAGCTGGCCCCCATCATACGTAGACCTTCACCGCATCCTCTGATTTCTGCTTTTCCTCTCTCCAGCTGTTGTGGGCCAGGCCAAACTACTGCCCCCGGAGCGTATGAAACACAGCATCAAGTTGGTGGATGACCAGATGAATTGGTGTGACAGTGCCATTGAGGTACTGGGATCCCTGCCTACCTGAGCTTCCCTGGGTCCCACACCTTCTGTTCCTTCACCCCTACCTCTGGCTCTCAGTAGGCAACACCAGACTAGACAACTTTCGGGCAGCTACAGCAGTGAATAGGGTCAGAATCAGAAAGTTCTTGCCTAACCAGCCCTGGGTGTCTACCAGCTCAGCTGTGCTAGTTGTTAAACTACTGAAATACTTTGGTACTACTTGGTAAAGAGGTACTCCCAGATACcctgggatctcttgtgccacctCACAGCAGAGGTGTCTCCTGGATCATGCTGCAGCACTCCTAATTGGTTGAAACTCTTCACTGTCTCAGTGTAGTTCTCAGTCTCATCCCTTAGAGGTCTCCCATTCCAGCTACCCCTGTTCTGGTTCACACCTCACATTCCTCGACAAAAATACCTACCTCCTCTTCTCTGTTGGTTTTTCTCCCCCAAACCTGTCACATCACACTCCTGCTCAGATTATCCCTATGGTGTCCCCCAACTAATAGCAACCTGGACTTATTAGGAAAATATGCCTGGCTCATGTAGTACCTATAGTACCAGCTCCTGCTGCCTTTATGTCCACTCTCACATTGACATCAACtggagatgtaaaaaaaaaaaaaaaaaaacctggcacagtggcacacacctgtaatcccagcagctctggaggctgaggcaggaacattgtgagttcaaagccagcctcagcaaaagcaaggcgctaagcaactcagtgagaccctgtctctaaataaaatataaaatagggctggggatgtggctcagtaggtgagtgtccctgagtttaattcttGGTACTCCCCCAACCCTCAAAAAAAGTGTCCAGGCCCTATCCTTCAGCACCATCAAGTAGAAATTGCTGCAGTGATGGAAATGATGTATGTAACGTAGCCACTACCTCTGTATTGGGCTGTTGGAACACTTGAAAGGTGACTAGTACAACtaagaatcagattttttttttttcatactaggaattgaacccagagatatcagtgagccacatcaccagcccttttttcattttgaaacagattcTCAGTTGTGAGactggcttccaacttgtgatcctcctgcttcagcctccctagtctataatccctgggattataggcatgagctaccatgcctggctaggaacagaatttttaatttcctttaattaAGTATCCACATGTGATCAGTGCCCACCATTGAACAGATATTATGCTTTAAGGTATTAAAGCTCATTAACTACTGGTTAAGCCcagttcatttgtttgttttttggtactgaggattaaccCAGGGGCATGCTACCACGGAGCCAAACAccccctacccctacccccacTGAGAAAGGGATTCACCCAATTGCctgggttggccttgaacttgtgatcctcctgcttaatcttcccaaattgctgggattataagcctgtttcactgcacccagctcccccccccctttttttttcatagctcTTCCCATGATTCTAAGGAACCAAACTTCAGGGAAGCAAGATTTTCCTTGAGTATCTCTTCCGCCCCCTTGTGGTAAAAGGCAGCAAAACTGGTGGACAGAGGCAAAGGTCTCTTTAGAGAGCCCGAATGTTCTGATCTCTGCTTCTGCACGCCACTGCCTTTGTCATGCTTCCTTATGTTTTCTACACCTGCCTGAAGCAGGAAGCCTCTCAGAAGTCTGTTTCAAGAGCCCTCAGTTACCCATTCCTGTCTTTCCAAACCTGCTCTTTAGTTTCTCTGCCTCTAACCTTCTCTTCCGCAAGATCAAACATCCCTTTTTTCTCCCACTGTGTTTCAGCCACTTTGacttccttttagttttttgacCATGCCAGGCTCTTTTCCACAGAACTGTTACAGATATTGTTTTTTGTATCCACAACATTCCACATAACCCCACCATGACACAGAACAGAGGCCTTTTGCCCAAATGAGGAGATTGGGACCAGAGACGTTTTTCTTCCTATCTGATAAAGCAGGTGGGCAAGCCCCAAAGGTTTCTGGGGTCTCCAATCTTGCTTCAGCACCAACATCTAACATATTTGTGAAAGTCATATTCCTATATTTTCCCACAGTACCTATTGGATCAAACCGACGTGTTGGTGGTTGGTGTCCTGGGCCTCCAGGGGACAGGCAAGTCCATGGTCATGTCATTGTTGTCAGCCAACACTCCAGAGGAAGACCAGAGGTGAGGGGATCAGTTAGGGAtgcaggaggccaggagggaggTGGGCATTCACTTGGGGCAGGGACAGAGTGGGTCTGAGTATTATAAGTGATGTTACCAAAGCAGTTGCTTCTCTTCTCTAGGTCTCAGTTCTAGATTAGAAGAGGATAATTATGGGCTGGACAAAGTCTGCACAGccagttttgtttcttcttccctcttttcctgCTTTTGATAGAGCCCAGGCAGGAAGTTGGATGTTAAGTTGGATTTGGGATAGGTTCAGGCTCAGCCCTGATTGCTTATCAGCCAATTGACCTTGGGCAGGTCTCTTTACCTCCCAAATCCCACATTCAAGTGGATTTGGGGAAGAGGAACCCCAAACCTGTCAGATCACACTCAAGAAGGCATAGATTTCTCATTACTGTGGTGATAATggtggtttgttgttgttattgtttttgtgtaCTGGGAACGGgacccagggacattttatcactgagctatattcccagccctttaatttttattttgagatagggtctaattCAGACTctgagggccttactaagttgctgaggctggccttgagctgtGATTGTCCTGCCTAAGTCCCTTGAGTCACTGGCACTCAGCAAGAAGGCAAAAGTTAACAAGAACTTGACACAGTGCCTAAGTGCTCCAGGATGGTGGCTGATGTGATCTGAGAAATAGAGTGGGAGAAAGAAATCTGGACACAGGGAGTGGGTTCTATACCAGCCTTAGTCCTACTGGATCTCCCAACTTCTCTATATTGAGGAGGACCAGAACTGAGAGTCCCCTGGCTTGAACAATATTCTTAAGTAAGGTTGAAGTGTGATTATGAAGATAAAGgataaagtttgagaagcagATTTTGGAGAGGGGGGACCTTGGGGAAAAAAGGCTTAAAATGgggcagaaaaggaaaaaggaagaaaggcagaAATTAGGGACCGGAGATATCTAATTAAGGAAGACTCAGTATAGAGACTGAGAAGGGATAACAGCTGATTCAGGAAGTAAGGGATAGATTCATtcaaattatcttaaaaaaataggtgtttattttataaaccAGGTGATGTTACCCACGGGATGCCACAGGTAGGAATTAGGGAGTCCATGAACCTCCTAACAGTATATGCAGAATTTTATACCCATCTTCACTCAGGCTATTTTAGGGAGAGAGTCCATACTTTTCATCAGGTCTCAGAGGGGGCTAATGGAGATCTAGGAAAAGTTAGGAATCACTGTTGTGAGACTATACATCCTCTGGAACTGTAGCTGCGAGGTTCCTCTGCCActtttctctgttctctgctCACTCATGCAACTCAGCTTGGCTGCACTTGGGAACAGCTCAGATTTCTTGAAAAGCTTTATTTCGATTTCAATTTTTACCCCCAGGTAGCAAAAATTTCCTGTGGTCCTTTGTCCAAATTCCTGAGCTAGAGAAAATCGCATTGGCTCAGCTTATCTTTTTGAGCCGTCTCAACCTATGTAGTGGTAGACTTTGGTACCAACTCTGACTTCAACTTTGATACCATCAGGTCTCATAGGTTGTACCTCCTGAATGTCTTTATAATTCatctgctttttctttccttcattcccaccTCTCTGGTCTAAGTCTTTAATATCTCCCTTGAAAGATACCAAGAACCTCCTATCTGATCTCTGCCTTGGTTCAATTCAgcaagttgttttttgttgtttgttttttaagttgtcgatagacctttatttatttatttttaaaatatttattttttagttgtagctggacataatatctttattttatttatttttatgtggtgctgaggatggaacccagggcctcacatgtgctataccactgagccacaaccccaatagacctttattttatttatttatatgtggtgctgataatagcccaatagacctttattttatttatttatatgtggtgctgataatcgaagccagtgcctcacacatgccaggccagtgcacTACCACCAaggagccataaccctagccccagcAAGTGTATATCAAATGCTTAGTATGTGCCAGGTATTGTGCCAGGTCCTGTGGGACAACAGAATGTAAAACTGACAAAAATCTGCTTTCATGGCATTTATATTTAACAGGGGAGATTGAAAATGAAACACATCTATCACTTGCCATGTTAGATGATGATAACAAAAGAAGAGGTATGGGGGAGATGGTTGGGCCTAGGTTTGTTTTGAACAGGGTGATCAGGAAGGCCTTTGTAAAGAGAACATTGGAGAAAACTCAGACTTGGGGTGGAGTGTTCCAGTGAGAGGCAATGGCAAATGCAAGTCTTTGAGGTGGAAACTTCCCAAAGTATGTGCAAAATAGTGTGGAGGCTAAGGAGCTGGAGCAGAGGAAGCAAGAAGGGCAGTCAGTAGCTGTAAGCACTTGCTCAGTAtgagcagggccctgggtttgatgcccagcaccacaaataaagaACAGGAGTCATAGAACATGAGGTCAGAGAGACAAACGGAGGCTTCAGTCCTGGGCCTCAGGAGTCATTCTCTGTTCTTGCCACCCACAGTCCTTACCTCAGAGCAGTGAGGgggatttttttcaaatcaaaatttgttcccattatACCTCTACTTATCAGGGGCTTCTCTAGGCTCAAAGACAATAGCCCCAGCTCCTGACCATGTCCTACAAGGTCCTTTGTGGCTGCTCCCTCTTCCTGTGTCCCACTGTTCCATTCTTTCTGCTCTTACCAGTACTTTCTACAAgccacctttcttttcctgaaaTAGCCCTCTACATccaactcctctctctctctcctgcacaCCCACCTAATTAACTCCCTCTTTGTCTCCCCCACAGTGTCATTTCCCTCTTCATGGCAGCTCTTCCCGGTTCCACCAACTGCATTGTCCCCCTCAGTGCTACACACCTCTTCTTTCTACTGCCCACAGTTACCAGTTTCCTTTGATTTCTAAGCTCCACAGAAGCAGAGACTGTGTCTTTCTTGTTCTCTGCTCAGTCCTGGTACCTGGCAGATAGGAGGTTTTCGTGCAGTGTTTGTGAAGTGGGCGGATGCCTGCTCTGTGACAAGACAATGGAGCATCTTCAGGAGATAGAAATTACCCTTCAGGAGGCAGATACTATTATTCTGGTTTTTCAGGTTGAAAGAGAAAATCATTCGGTCACAGAGTTGACTTTAGTAGTGGAGGGCAAGACCCAGCTCTGCCTCCTTTACCCTCATgttcccagcacccagcacaggtAGAAATGAGATTTGCCTAGGGGAGGAATTGAGAACCAAGACTCCAAACTGTCTTTCACCATGGGGCTGGAGAGCGTTCAGTGCTGTCCTCGTGCCTGGCATATAGCAGAAACACTCAGTAACTAGGAGCAAAAGACTATGTAATTGCTGTATACTAGGCACTATTCTAAGGGCTTTGCATATATTAACTTCACAGTAATCTTAAAAGTTTGAGTACTGTTGTTATCCCCAGTTTATAGATGGGCAAACTGAGGAGAAAGGGATCAAGCCACAGAGCCAGGAAGAGAGATAGCTGAGATTTTAATCCTGGCAGTCTGGAAGAGTCTCTGCTCTTAAATATCTCAGTCTACTAATCTATGGGCAGAAGTAAAGGCACGGGTTACAAAAcatgaccccccccccctttagATACAAACCCCAGATAGAAGGCTTAGTGGGCAGCAGGAAACTGCATCTCACTGCTTATGGGGTTCTACTCTGAATCGTCAAGGCCCAGAACCAGCAACTCACCACTGCGTTCTCCTCATCACAGGGCATATGTTTTCCGGGCCCAGAGCGCTGAAATGAAGGAACGAGGGGGCAACCAGACCAGTGGCATAGACTTCTTCATCACCCAAGAACGGATTGTCTTCCTGGACACACAGGTGCCAGCACCACACTTGCCTCACCTTCCCACGCTCAGCCCCATGCTAGGGGGTTATGAAGCCAGAACCTTGAGTGGCTTCCATGTGCGCCCGGCCAGGCCATGCTCGTACTGGATGCCCCTGGTCAGGTCATGTCTTTTCTTGGCCCTTAATCTCTTCAAGTCAGGTTTTGCCCCTCCCATTCACTGCCCACTGTGGTCTGAAGGCTCTTCTAGCACATTTCCAGGGCTTTCAAGTGTGAGCCCAGAGCCCGACCCTTTAACTCGTACCAGCTAGGAAACTTGACATTTTAACCCCCTTAATCCTCAAGTCTTTATCAGCAAATGGGGATGAGAATTGTACTTAGCATCTTAGGAGTtttgaggattcagtggagcagTCCAGGCCCAGTGCTTGACTGGGACGTGGCATGAGGTTAGTGCTCAGACTTGTTATCGTCATTAGAACTGACCTGTCATGCATTTGCTTGGCAGCTTTCCTCAGCTGCTCCCTAGCTGTCCGGCAGAGTCCCAGTTCCTCAGCCTGACATTGAATTCTGTGGCTTGACTCCTTCAGTCCTCTCTCCTCAACCTGTCTGGAGTCACCAGCCTCACACGCAACAGCTCTTCTCCAGGGCCCTCTCCTCTCTGGCCTCTGTGCATCCTGTTGTCTTTACCTGAAACCAACAGTGACTGTTGCAGACTTGATCACGTTGTTCAACATTTCCATTCCTCAGTTTTTTCAAGTGGGGAAATATATTGCCCACCTCCTAGGGTgtttgtgaagtttcaaagaccAATACAAGTGAAGTCCTAATGGTAGTGCTCAGCTTGAATTGAGTGCTAAATGCACTTAATATTGTCACGATACACAGCTAAACCTTCTCCCCGAGGAGTCCCGCGGGCGGGGGGGGGCCTCCTCTCAGAAGCCTCCTGCCTCTGATGCCCACTGTTGCCAGGTGCACTTCCCTTCACAGCAAGTGCTTTGCCAGTGTGTGCTGCCAATCCCCACCTGTCATGCTTTCAGGGCACAGGGCCTGGGCCATAGTTGGTGCTCATACTTGGTAGAACAGCATTCTGGTCACTAGGTATTGATGACAGAGAGTGGAAAACCTACAAATGTGAGGTGAGCACCCCTGTGCAGGGGCCGCCAGGACCTAGAGACAAACCACCTGGCTGTGGGCTGAGTCCGAGGCCTatgaggggaagaaaggaaggtaaGATATAACAGAGTCCTGCTTGGGTTTTAGAGTCCTAGAAAGCGAGCAGTTGTGAAAGCCCTTGCCAAAAGAATTCCACTCACCACAGTAAGTAGTAGTGACTGTGGAGGTGACTTAACTCTTATCATTTTTCAGTGGAATGGCCCTTTAAGAAAAGTTGTCGAGCCTCACCACTGAACTTTTACATGCActgatgtaatttttaaatcctcaccGGATTTCACACTACTAGTTGTTTTTGACCTAATTAATTATCATAGCACAATTTTGAAAGCATATGAAACAACTAACAACAAAAAGAGTCTTTAAGGGATGTGACTCATTCAAGTAAATGATAAATTTATTAGCACCAGGAGATGTCTTCTCTTTGGGCCTGAGGTACTTTCGAGCAGTGATGATTTGTAAAGGAGCTGGGGGAAGCGTATCTGCTTtgaaattttttccctttacccTCCTCCTGCTTCCTAGCACTGTACTAATTAGAAATTGCCTGCTCCTGTTTCTTTGTCTGAAGACTGTATGGAAGTCTGGTGGCTGTGATCAGCCCCTTCCCTCACTTTGTCTTCTCTCCTGTGCTCCAGCCTATCCTGAGCCCCTCCATTTTGGACCATCTCATCAATAATGACCGCAAACTGCCTCCAGAGTACAACCTTCCCCACACCTATGTTGAGATGCAGGTAAGGGAGCCTAGCCAGACCAAGGGTGAGGATTTTAcactcccctcccaccctctcaGGATCTGTGATGGGAGCTGCATGTGGTTGTTGACTCAGTGTCTGCTTCATAAGAGCCCTGGGGCCCTGAGAGCTGTAGGAAGAGGACAGCATGAAGAATCAGATCTGGCTCGGCTCCTGCCCCTTTCCCTTCAAGCTGCAGCAtcctcctttgtaaaatgggGCCGTGCCTGCTGCCTGCCCTAGTCAGGATTGGCCTGTAAGAGAAGTGCCTGCACAGCGCCTGGCAACAGAAGGTGCTTGAAGGCTCTGAGGCCATTGCCCTGCTGCTCCCTCAGCTTAGT from Urocitellus parryii isolate mUroPar1 chromosome 15, mUroPar1.hap1, whole genome shotgun sequence includes:
- the Smg9 gene encoding nonsense-mediated mRNA decay factor SMG9 isoform X2 yields the protein MSESGHSQPGLYGIERRRRWKEPGSGGPQNLSGPGGRERDYIAPWERERRDGSEETSTSVMQKTPIILSKPPAERPPPPTAPAAPPAPAPLEKPIVLMKPREEGKGPVAVTGASTPDGTAPPPPAAPAPPKGEKEGQRPTQPVYQIQNRGMGTAAPTAMDPVVGQAKLLPPERMKHSIKLVDDQMNWCDSAIEYLLDQTDVLVVGVLGLQGTGKSMVMSLLSANTPEEDQRAYVFRAQSAEMKERGGNQTSGIDFFITQERIVFLDTQPILSPSILDHLINNDRKLPPEYNLPHTYVEMQSLQIAAFLFTVCHVVIVVQDWFTDLSLYRFLQTAEMVKPSTPSPSHESSSSSGSDEGTEYYPHLVFLQNKARREDFCPRKLRQMHLMIDQLMAHSHLRYKGTLSMLQCNVFPGLPPDFLDSEVNLFLVPFMDSEAESETPPRAGPGSSPLFSLLPGYRGHPSFQSLVSKLRSQVMSMARPQLSHTILTEKNWFHYAARIWDGVKKSSALAEYSRLLA
- the Smg9 gene encoding nonsense-mediated mRNA decay factor SMG9 isoform X1, which produces MSESGHSQPGLYGIERRRRWKEPGSGGPQNLSGPGGRERDYIAPWERERRDGSEETSTSVMQKTPIILSKPPAERSKQPPPPTAPAAPPAPAPLEKPIVLMKPREEGKGPVAVTGASTPDGTAPPPPAAPAPPKGEKEGQRPTQPVYQIQNRGMGTAAPTAMDPVVGQAKLLPPERMKHSIKLVDDQMNWCDSAIEYLLDQTDVLVVGVLGLQGTGKSMVMSLLSANTPEEDQRAYVFRAQSAEMKERGGNQTSGIDFFITQERIVFLDTQPILSPSILDHLINNDRKLPPEYNLPHTYVEMQSLQIAAFLFTVCHVVIVVQDWFTDLSLYRFLQTAEMVKPSTPSPSHESSSSSGSDEGTEYYPHLVFLQNKARREDFCPRKLRQMHLMIDQLMAHSHLRYKGTLSMLQCNVFPGLPPDFLDSEVNLFLVPFMDSEAESETPPRAGPGSSPLFSLLPGYRGHPSFQSLVSKLRSQVMSMARPQLSHTILTEKNWFHYAARIWDGVKKSSALAEYSRLLA